One Maniola jurtina chromosome 24, ilManJurt1.1, whole genome shotgun sequence DNA window includes the following coding sequences:
- the LOC123877721 gene encoding uncharacterized protein LOC123877721 translates to MFDSFINVTEAMNVNSVHFHNRLTKVETLLKDLAAKQNNWIFITYLTGLFSVFTSSFRTIFVRLSEIETALALSKISILHQSIVNSTELLYHLNVISNSKTLAIIPKYPYLLAKGIKYLPLVKPCQSFSTGNQFLCTADNRALYYELTCIEQLMKFEDDLISCKQHQVQIEKIKVQQINPNSWLLYSRLRTILTKRCGHEVSKQLVFGTYLITIDEPCELEIYGIRLHHRTIVESDNMKRIPIITLPQLKANATLSGASVVNMEEISLDEVKYMAFSLKHSAVVESVLNDQKDSKFSVILGYLTSGFVVLSIFVFLCYVWLKSPKCSLFKKNHRNDSKNDPSDNFPLRDGGVMARPSVLD, encoded by the exons ATGTTTGATAGTTTTATTAATGTAACTGAAGCAATGAATGTGAACTCTGTTCATTTTCATAACCGTTTAACAAAGGTTGAAACATTACTCAAAGATTTAGCTGCCAAACAAAACAATTGGATTTTCATAACTTATCTTACAGGATTATTTAGTGTATTTACAAGTAGTTTTCGTACTATCTTTGTTAGACTGAGTGAAATTGAAACAGCATTAGCGTTAAGTAAAATCTCTATTTTGCATCAGTCAATTGTGAACTCTACAGAATTATTGTatcatttaaatgtaatttccaACTC TAAAACCCTAGCTATCATTCCCAAATATCCTTACCTTTTGGCGAAAGGAATCAAATACTTACCGCTTGTAAAACCATGCCAGTCATTTTCTACCGGCAATCAGTTCCTGTGTACTGCAGACAACCGAGCGTTGTATTATGAACTCACCTGTATAGAGCAGCTTATGAAATTCGAAGATGACCTTATTTCCTGCAAGCAGCATCAGGTCCAGATCGAAAAGATTAAGGTTCAGCAAATCAACCCAAATAGCTGGCTCCTCTATAGTAGACTGAGGACGATATTGACGAAGCGATGCGGCCATGAGGTCAGCAAACAACTTGTATTTGGCACTTACCTGATCACAATCGACGAACCGTGTGAGCTAGAAATTTATGGAATTCGCCTCCACCATCGCACTATTGTAGAATCAGATAATATGAAGAGAATTCCAATTATTACACTCCCTCAGTTAAAAGCAAACGCGACTCTATCCGGTGCAAGTGTAGTTAATATGGAAGAAATTAGTTTAGATGAAGTGAAATACATGGCCTTTTCATTAAAACATAGTGCTGTTGTTGAAAGTGTTTTAAACGATCAAAAGGACAGTAAATTCAGTGTAATTTTAGGATACCTGACATCAGgttttgtagttttaagtatttttgtgtTCTTATGTTATGTCTGGCTGAAATCGCCAAAATGTtcattatttaagaaaaatcatCGGAATGACTCTAAAAACGATCCCTCCGATAATTTTCCTCTTAGGGATGGAGGAGTTATGGCTCGGCCATCCGTTCTCGATTAG